The following are encoded in a window of Bos indicus isolate NIAB-ARS_2022 breed Sahiwal x Tharparkar chromosome 7, NIAB-ARS_B.indTharparkar_mat_pri_1.0, whole genome shotgun sequence genomic DNA:
- the SPINK7 gene encoding serine protease inhibitor Kazal-type 7 isoform X1 — translation MADAVVVTILSNLCITAVSIMKTTGGLLLLCVVAHLCSCSEAASLPLKTVNCSIYKKYPVVAIPCPITYLPVCGSDYITYGNECHLCIENLKSYGKVQFLHEGVC, via the exons ATGGCTGATGCAGTTGTTGTGACCATCCTGAGTAACCTCTGCATCACAGCAGTCTCCATCATGAAGACTACTGGGGGTCTCCTTCTGCTCTGTGTAGTGGCCCATCTCTGCTCTTGCTCAG AAGCTGCTAGCCTGCCTTTGAAAACA GTGAACTGCAGCATTTACAAGAAGTACCCAGTGGTGGCCATCCCCTGCCCCATCACATACCTGCCTGTTTGTGGTTCTGACTACATCACCTATGGGAATGAATGCCACTTGTGTATTGAGAATTT GAAGAGTTatggaaaagttcagtttcttCATGAAGGAGTATGTTAA
- the SPINK9 gene encoding serine protease inhibitor Kazal-type 9: MRTTAFVLLSALTLATILNVDCVKHHEQIDCSKYKMLPSEERFCYEIYAPICGSDGKTYDNDCYFCYEVEKTNNKLKFVHFGKC, from the exons ATGAGAACAACAGCCTTTGTCCTGCTCTCAGCCCTGACGCTTGCAACCATCCTCA ATGTAGACTGCGTCAAACACCATGAACAG ATTGACTGtagtaaatataaaatgttaccaTCAGAAGAAAGATTTTGTTATGAAATATATGCACCAATTTGTGGATCTGATGGCAAAACTTATGACAATGATTGCTACTTTTGTTATGAAGTTGA GAAAACTAACAACAAACTTAAATTTGTACACTTTGGAAAATGTTGA